The nucleotide sequence AATCTAGGTTCAGGACTCCCTTTGATTAAGAATAAGGATGATACAATCTTTCATAGTCATCCAAGGGACTGGAGTTTTATCAGCTCAGCTTTTCTGGATGGAGAAAGTGACCGATCCTGGCTCTTTTTTCACTCAAAGAGCAACCCGAACTTCAAGACATTTTACACAGAGGGTCAGAGAGTACGTTGGTCAAGATCTCGCCGGTTTCTTCACAAATATCTTGCGTTTGAGGGAATAAAGAGTACAGTGGCTTATCTGCGACCTGATTACGAGAAGAAGAGTGATGTCAGAGTTGGTGAAGGTGATCCATTTGGATTGAAGGGATGGGCTTTGATTGAATACTTCTACAAAGCACAATCTTTGTTCTGCCTCTCGTTTTCTTCTGAAAAGAACAACGGTATCTTCAGCACTGTAAAAGAAAGCACACAGAAGCGGGTTAGATCTGATCCAGGAGAAAGCAGTAggacgaagacgaagaagaagaagagtagtTCCTCTGTTCAACCAAGCTTGGTTTCTTAAGAAGATCCTGTGAAGGTACTGATCTTGAGTAAGAAGAGAGAACTTGAGGCCATTTACACGAAAGCTCATATCCATGTCAGCGACGAGGTTGACCCTTGTAAGTTTTTCTTGCTTATACTGTTGTATCTTAGACACTTGTCAAAAAAACAGTATTCTGTGTTTGTTCTGTGtctaatattatacatatgacATCTGTTAAAACAGTGTTCTGTGTCTAATATTATAATCATGAAATGTCTTCGCAGTCGTTTCTAGTTTTGTTGAGTCGACACaacttttgtgtttgttttgtgtcTAATATTATAATCATGACATCTGTTAAAACAGTGTTCTGTGTCTAATATTATAATCATGACACATACAGTGTTCTGTGTCTAATATTATAATCATATGAATGTCTTAAGCAGGCGCAGGCGCAGACGTTTCTGATTTTGATTCGACACAACTATCTGACTGTATAAGCATCTTAGAAGATCGACTAGAGTCAGCCAAGCTTGAAGCCTTAGTTAGGGAGCCAATTATAGTCGCAGTGGGTGAATTGATGCATGCTAAGAGGGAGGAAGAGTGGTTTTCAGAATTTAATAAGGTtgctaaaaatttatttatttattttgcctGTTCAAGTTCAACTTAAATCTAACTCTGTTTCTTACTCTCTAACAGAGGGGAAATCTTTTCAACTTGTTAACTGGAGATGAGACAACCATTGAACGTGCTGCAATTGCTAGAATTCTAGTTAGCAAAATTCCAAGTGAGCTTCTCAACGCAATTAGTGGAACGAAATTAGAAAAGGTTTTGTCTCTGAGtgattttgtgttttgttttacaGGCATGATTGTCTCTCTCACCGGAATAGTGGAATCATGGGAAACTGAACGAGGAACTTCCTTTCTATATGATAAGGTATATCCTATGATATTTGCTCTAAGCTCCTTCAAATATTATATCCACTTTTATACTTTTACCATGATTTTTActtgaaaaacttttttttatgttttttacagCACCTGTTGTTAGATTTGCTGAATGAGGAGAAACAGAAACTGTGAAGACAGATTTGGAGAGAGCACTGGTGTGGTGATATAAGATTGCCAGTctcctttcttttttcttggATTGAATGTTATGGTGATTTAGTGTAACAACCACAATGaggaaaaaataacaaaatagcCATGTATAGTTTTGGATATGAAAATGTGACAGTTTAACATACAGTCTGAGGGATTGATCGGTGGCTTCAGTCCAGAAAAGTAGATTGTGGTCTTTTATAGGTCTCAAGAATTTCTGTTTCTGGATCCACTCTTAGATCCTTGGATCATTCAGTCCAGAGAATGTGTGTAATTACTTCAGTTTCTGGCTATGTTCCAGCAAAAGGAGCTGGGAAATTGTTCTCGGCTGTTTCCCTGAGCTGTGCAGATGAAGTTTTGGCGATGATGACCGGAGAAGATTAACTGAGAGCAAAAACAGGTTACCGGAGTTACAAGAATCGAGAAGCAGTGCATCTTCTGATCTTGTAGTGAAACGTGTGAAAGTTCTCCTTAGGA is from Brassica napus cultivar Da-Ae chromosome A4, Da-Ae, whole genome shotgun sequence and encodes:
- the LOC106446745 gene encoding 65-kDa microtubule-associated protein 5 — translated: MHAKREEEWFSEFNKRGNLFNLLTGDETTIERAAIARILVSKIPSMIVSLTGIVESWETERGTSFLYDKHLLLDLLNEEKQKL